The following nucleotide sequence is from Populus trichocarpa isolate Nisqually-1 chromosome 11, P.trichocarpa_v4.1, whole genome shotgun sequence.
caCAGGAGGTCCTGAATATACATTCAGCACTTCCCATGCGAATCCTCGAGGGAAGGCAGATCGAAAGGCATCATGGGATGATTCAAAGGTTTCTTCATCTGCTTTGTAGTACTGAAATTCCTTCGGTAGAGAGTTTTTCAATAAAGCATTGTAGCTCCCAAGCCTAAGCGTTTCTTCTCCTGATAAACCCTCTCTTCCTGTCACACAACCAAATATTCATCAGAGCACTTACAGGTGAGGTTCAAGGAAGCTTCCCATAATTGATAATCCTGTCCTTAATCTCTGTAACATTAATCtggtttaattaaatcaaataagaacaaagaatagaaaagaaaatcgGGTTTCAAGTTTGGCACAGTACCATTAACAATGAGCTTGAATTTGTCAGGATTAATGGTCTTGAAGTCCTGTAAACGAGTCTTGTGTGAGAGTTCCATTTCCCAAGACTTTATAGCATTTTGCACTACTTCTTCTAGAGACCCTTTTGGCCATTCCTACAAACCATGTTAACAAGCAAAGAGTTTCAGagacaaaacaagaaagaaaaagaagaagaaatccgGACACACACGAACACATAATTTAGACATATATAAGCACAaaggagaggaagagaaagGGTCTAGAACCTTGGTCCGGCCTTCTTCGAAGAGCTGGTTGACGGAATCATATACGGGAGGACCACCATGCCTCCACTGCGTGGTATTCTCAGCTTCGTCATGCAAGATAGATCTGTAGATATCTCCTGATTTCTTAATCAAAGCTTCTTCTGCTGTCGCCATATCAACTTCCCTAGAGGCTCACTACAAAAGGCTCTAAGAGT
It contains:
- the LOC7455941 gene encoding pathogen-related protein produces the protein MATAEEALIKKSGDIYRSILHDEAENTTQWRHGGPPVYDSVNQLFEEGRTKEWPKGSLEEVVQNAIKSWEMELSHKTRLQDFKTINPDKFKLIVNGREGLSGEETLRLGSYNALLKNSLPKEFQYYKADEETFESSHDAFRSAFPRGFAWEVLNVYSGPPVISFKFRHWGFFEGPFKGHAPTGEKVEFHGLGVLKIDESQRAEDVEIYYDPAELFGGLLKGPLISPSQSESEDNTATVAAATHGCPFSK